The genomic stretch CACCTGCCGACCGCCGGGCCGCCGGGGCCGCATGCCGCATGCCGCACCAACCGGTCACCGAGCCGCCGGGCACTATGCGACACCAGCCGACCACCGGGCCGCCGGGCCACCGAGGCCCATGCCGCACCAGCCGGTCACCGGCCGTCTGCGTCCCGCCCCCAACGCCCCCAACACACACACGCGCCCCTCACCCAGCAGGCCGCACCGCAGCCTCCGATCCCCCCTCGGCATCCACTTCCGCTTCGACGTCCCCACCCTTCCCTGCTCCCCCAACCTCCCCCTCAGGCCGTCCGGCATCACCCCCGACCGCCCCCGCACTCTCCCCTTCCCCCGCTCCCCCCGCCTGCCCCTCCGCTCCGTCGCGCCTTCCACAGCTCATGAGCCGCCGCACCGTACGCACAAGATCCATCGGCTCGAACGGCTTGGCCAGAAACGCGTCCACCCCGACCGCCTGCCCGCTCTCCACCTCCGCCTGCGTACAGGCACTGACGATGGCGAGGGGTATCCCCCGCGTCCGCGGGTCGGCCCGCAACCGGGCCGCCGTCTGCAGCCCGTCGAGCCGGGGCATCACCACATCGAGCGTCACCACATCCGGAGCGACCCGATGCACGATGTCCAGGCACTCGGCACCATCGGCCGCGGTCACGACCTCGAAGCCCTCAAGCTCCAGGTTGACCCTGATCAACTGCCGGATGACCTTGTTGTCGTCGACGACAAGGACCCGGCCGGACAAGCCAGGCACACCTTGAGACTAGGCGCGCGCCTCCGGCTGCGTCCGGGTTTTCCCCACTTCCGCCCCGTCCGAGGGACCTTCCCCCGACCCCCACCCACCCCACCCCCACATGCGCTACCCCGCCCCTCCCCCAACCCGTTCATGAACACCCCTCCGGAGCTGGTAGTGTTCTACCCGTCGCCGCGAACAACGGCCGACACGCCCCCGTAGCTCAGGGGATAGAGCAACGGCCTCCGGAGCCGTGTGCGCAGGTTCGAATCCTGCCGGGGGCACCTTGTACGAGGTGCCGGAAGACCCCGCCTTCAGCGTTCAACGTTGGGTGCGGGGTCTTTGTGTTGGGTGGCCGTGTGCTGCGTGCAGAATCGTGGGTTTGGGTTTCTGTGTCTTGAGCCGGAATCGTGGGACAGCAGCGTCGAGTCGACTCCGGGGTCGGCTTTTTACTTTCGGGCGGGAACCGGCGACCAGGCGCGTCGGGCAGGCGATGCCCCTGGTCGCTTCCCCGGCGGAAACGACCAGGGCCGCCGGCGCTCGCGGCGTGGTCGCCACCTCACGCAGTCGGCCGGGCCGTTGGGTCCCGCCGACGATGAAGTGGTTCAAGAGGTGGCCGTGCGCGCGCGGTGCCTGCGGTAGCTCGCGATGGCCGAGTCGTTGTCGACGTTGGGGACGGTGACGGTCTCCCCGGTGTCCTTGGCCACGACGACGTTCGCGCCACCGGGCGGGGCGGGCATCGGCGGGGCTGCCGGATCCACCGGTGCGGAGGGGGGGTAAGTGGGGTAGACGAGGTAGCCGATGTCGAATTCATGGACGTGCATCGATGCCGGGGAGCCATCCGCCAGTTGGGGACGGGCGTAACGGCTAAGCACGATGGCGAGGGCTTCCTCGGGGGTGGTCGGCGGCATGGGAGTGTCCTGCGCCATGAAGGTTTCTCTCCTATTCAGCGTGATTGCCGTACGGGCGGGCGCCCCGGGCGCGGAAGCCGGCCCGGGGACATGCCTGACGGCGCAAGTCAGGCCGCGCCTCAGTCGTCTTCCGTGAGGTTGCCGTCCTTGTCCCACGCCTGACTGCGCACCGGCATGCCCCGGAGGTCGAAGACGGTGTGCTCGGCGAGCTGACCGTTCGGGTGCCATTTGCGCCAGTCCCCCACGGCCAGGCCCCAACGCGTCTGACCTTCCTTCTTCTTCGTGCCGTCCGGATACCACCGGATGTGCGGTCCGGACGGGACGCCATCGACGTAAGAGATGAGAGCGATGATGCGGCCCTCGCGGTCCCGGG from Streptomyces albofaciens JCM 4342 encodes the following:
- a CDS encoding toxin-antitoxin system YwqK family antitoxin; translated protein: MHCGDELVTGEVVSRDREGRIIALISYVDGVPSGPHIRWYPDGTKKKEGQTRWGLAVGDWRKWHPNGQLAEHTVFDLRGMPVRSQAWDKDGNLTEDD
- a CDS encoding response regulator encodes the protein MPGLSGRVLVVDDNKVIRQLIRVNLELEGFEVVTAADGAECLDIVHRVAPDVVTLDVVMPRLDGLQTAARLRADPRTRGIPLAIVSACTQAEVESGQAVGVDAFLAKPFEPMDLVRTVRRLMSCGRRDGAEGQAGGAGEGESAGAVGGDAGRPEGEVGGAGKGGDVEAEVDAEGGSEAAVRPAG